Proteins encoded by one window of Podarcis muralis chromosome 11, rPodMur119.hap1.1, whole genome shotgun sequence:
- the AGXT2 gene encoding alanine--glyoxylate aminotransferase 2, mitochondrial isoform X1, whose amino-acid sequence MVAARLRGPLLGQKPRLAWLWAGNRPGAAGGEVYRQQKLQNSCRLQSKMPPCGFLPEKYESYPYEQMLKIRKQNVSPSLLTYYKKPLLIHQGHMQWVFDLEGRRYLDLFAGIATVSVGHCHPKVTAAAQKQLGRLWHTSSLYAHAAIQEYGEKLASLLPAPLKVIFLTNSGSEANDLAMLMARVFTRNSDIIGLRGGYHGSSAYTMGLSSIGCYKHGVANGLGCQKTMLPDVFRGPWGGSHCRDSPVQTIRKCTCSAGTCHAKDQYIEQLKDTLTTCVPKAIAGFIAEPIQGVNGTVQYPKGFLKEAFQLVREKGGVCIADEVQTGFGRTGSHFWGFEGHDVVPDIVTMAKGIGNGFPMAAVVSTAEIAEALAQTLHFNTFGGNPVACAVGSAVLDAIAEDGLQKNSEEVGTRLLLKLAKLRDEFEIVGDVRGKGLMIGIEMVKNKETRQPLPVEEINQIMEDCKDMGVLIGRGGMFFQTFRIKPPLCITKEDADFALGVFHAALTRHRERTAKAK is encoded by the exons atggtcGCGGCTCGGCTCCGAGGGCCGCTCCTGGGCCAGAAGCCCCGCCTGGCCTGGCTCTGGGCGGGAAACAGGCCCGGCGCGGCGGGGGGAG aGGTATACAGGCAACAGAAGCTGCAAAACTCTTGCCGCCTGCAATCAAAAATGCCTCCTTGTGGCTTTTTACCAGAAAAATATGAG TCCTATCCCTATGAGCAGATGCTGAAGATCCGCAAGCAGAATGTGTCCCCTTCCTTGCTCACTTACTACAAGAAGCCACTGCTTATCCATCAGGGGCATATGCAGTGGGTGTTCGACTTGGAAGGACGTCGGTACCTTGATCTCTTTGCTGGAATTGCCACTGTTAGTGTTGGTCACTGCCACCC AAAGGTAACAGCAGCTGCCCAGAAACAGCTTGGTCGCTTGTGGCACACAAGCAGCCTCTATGCGCACGCAGCAATCCAGGAATATGGAGAGAAACTGGCCTCGTTGCTTCCAGCTCCCTTAAAG GTGATTTTCCTAACCAACAGTGGTTCGGAAGCCAACGACCTCGCCATGTTAATGGCAAGGGTTTTTACACGCAACTCTGACATCATTGGATTGAG AGGAGGCTACCACGGGAGCAGCGCTTACACAATGGGCTTGTCATCTATTGGATGTTACAAACACGGAGTTGCCAATGGGCTTGGCTGCCAAAAG ACAATGCTGCCTGACGTTTTTCGTGGTCCCTGGGGGGGAAGCCATTGTCGAGATTCTCCGGTGCAAACCATTCGAAAATGCACCTGTTCTGCAG GCACTTGCCATGCAAAAGACCAGTATATTGAGCAGCTCAAAGACACTCTCACGACTTGTGTTCCAAAGGCCATAGCTGGATTTATTGCTGAGCCAATTCAA GGTGTCAACGGAACAGTTCAGTACCCCAAGGGATTCCTGAAAGAGGCTTTTCAGCTGGTGCGTGAAAAAGGTGGTGTGTGCATCGCAGATGAA GTTCAGACGGGGTTTGGTCGAACAGGCAGCCATTTCTGGGGATTTGAAGGACACGATGTGGTTCCTGACATTGTCACCATGGCAAAGGGAATTGGCAACGGGTTTCCAATGGCAGCCGTTGTCAGTACAGCAG AGATTGCAGAAGCCTTGGCTCAAACCCTACATTTCAACACATTTGGAGGAAATCCTGTGGCCTGTGCAGTTGGATCTGCAGTTCTGGAT GCAATAGCAGAAGACGGCTTGCAGAAAAACAGCGAGGAGGTGGGGACTCGCCTCCTGTTAAAGCTGGCTAAGCTGCGCGATGAGTTTGAAATAGTCGGAGATGTCCGTGGCAAAGGACTTATGATTGGAATAGAGATGGTCAAGAATAAG GAGACTCGTCAGCCGCTTCCGGTTGAAGAGATAAACCAAATCATGGAAGATTGCAAAGATATGGGAGTGCTGATTGGGCGGGGAGGAATGTTTTTCCAG ACGTTTAGAATCAAACCTCCGCTGTGCATCACTAAGGAAGACGCAGACTTCGCCCTGGGCGTTTTCCATGCCGCTTTAACAAGACACAGGGAAAGAACAGCAAAGGCAAAATAA
- the AGXT2 gene encoding alanine--glyoxylate aminotransferase 2, mitochondrial isoform X2, with protein sequence MPPCGFLPEKYESYPYEQMLKIRKQNVSPSLLTYYKKPLLIHQGHMQWVFDLEGRRYLDLFAGIATVSVGHCHPKVTAAAQKQLGRLWHTSSLYAHAAIQEYGEKLASLLPAPLKVIFLTNSGSEANDLAMLMARVFTRNSDIIGLRGGYHGSSAYTMGLSSIGCYKHGVANGLGCQKTMLPDVFRGPWGGSHCRDSPVQTIRKCTCSAGTCHAKDQYIEQLKDTLTTCVPKAIAGFIAEPIQGVNGTVQYPKGFLKEAFQLVREKGGVCIADEVQTGFGRTGSHFWGFEGHDVVPDIVTMAKGIGNGFPMAAVVSTAEIAEALAQTLHFNTFGGNPVACAVGSAVLDAIAEDGLQKNSEEVGTRLLLKLAKLRDEFEIVGDVRGKGLMIGIEMVKNKETRQPLPVEEINQIMEDCKDMGVLIGRGGMFFQTFRIKPPLCITKEDADFALGVFHAALTRHRERTAKAK encoded by the exons ATGCCTCCTTGTGGCTTTTTACCAGAAAAATATGAG TCCTATCCCTATGAGCAGATGCTGAAGATCCGCAAGCAGAATGTGTCCCCTTCCTTGCTCACTTACTACAAGAAGCCACTGCTTATCCATCAGGGGCATATGCAGTGGGTGTTCGACTTGGAAGGACGTCGGTACCTTGATCTCTTTGCTGGAATTGCCACTGTTAGTGTTGGTCACTGCCACCC AAAGGTAACAGCAGCTGCCCAGAAACAGCTTGGTCGCTTGTGGCACACAAGCAGCCTCTATGCGCACGCAGCAATCCAGGAATATGGAGAGAAACTGGCCTCGTTGCTTCCAGCTCCCTTAAAG GTGATTTTCCTAACCAACAGTGGTTCGGAAGCCAACGACCTCGCCATGTTAATGGCAAGGGTTTTTACACGCAACTCTGACATCATTGGATTGAG AGGAGGCTACCACGGGAGCAGCGCTTACACAATGGGCTTGTCATCTATTGGATGTTACAAACACGGAGTTGCCAATGGGCTTGGCTGCCAAAAG ACAATGCTGCCTGACGTTTTTCGTGGTCCCTGGGGGGGAAGCCATTGTCGAGATTCTCCGGTGCAAACCATTCGAAAATGCACCTGTTCTGCAG GCACTTGCCATGCAAAAGACCAGTATATTGAGCAGCTCAAAGACACTCTCACGACTTGTGTTCCAAAGGCCATAGCTGGATTTATTGCTGAGCCAATTCAA GGTGTCAACGGAACAGTTCAGTACCCCAAGGGATTCCTGAAAGAGGCTTTTCAGCTGGTGCGTGAAAAAGGTGGTGTGTGCATCGCAGATGAA GTTCAGACGGGGTTTGGTCGAACAGGCAGCCATTTCTGGGGATTTGAAGGACACGATGTGGTTCCTGACATTGTCACCATGGCAAAGGGAATTGGCAACGGGTTTCCAATGGCAGCCGTTGTCAGTACAGCAG AGATTGCAGAAGCCTTGGCTCAAACCCTACATTTCAACACATTTGGAGGAAATCCTGTGGCCTGTGCAGTTGGATCTGCAGTTCTGGAT GCAATAGCAGAAGACGGCTTGCAGAAAAACAGCGAGGAGGTGGGGACTCGCCTCCTGTTAAAGCTGGCTAAGCTGCGCGATGAGTTTGAAATAGTCGGAGATGTCCGTGGCAAAGGACTTATGATTGGAATAGAGATGGTCAAGAATAAG GAGACTCGTCAGCCGCTTCCGGTTGAAGAGATAAACCAAATCATGGAAGATTGCAAAGATATGGGAGTGCTGATTGGGCGGGGAGGAATGTTTTTCCAG ACGTTTAGAATCAAACCTCCGCTGTGCATCACTAAGGAAGACGCAGACTTCGCCCTGGGCGTTTTCCATGCCGCTTTAACAAGACACAGGGAAAGAACAGCAAAGGCAAAATAA